The following proteins come from a genomic window of Amaranthus tricolor cultivar Red isolate AtriRed21 chromosome 14, ASM2621246v1, whole genome shotgun sequence:
- the LOC130799166 gene encoding probable arabinosyltransferase ARAD1, whose protein sequence is MPEKTLRSSRLLLSLTAFSMFFLILSSFFLFHSVINPLIPSSIYKQFVADSVPIDNKLEGNDELELSKPVVVPLPLDLSGNESCNRNKALLRVYMYDMPPEFHFGLLDWKAGPNRIWPDVREPKHIPRYPGGLNLQHSIEYWLTLDLLSSNVREIVRPCSVIRVENPSDADFIFVPFFASLSYNRHSKVVQKDKFTINKILQDQLVEYLMSRPEWIKSGGKDHIIVAHHPNSLLYVRTRLGSARFVLADFGRYAANTANLEKDVIAPYQHVVRSISNNSSAPFEQRPTLAYFQGAIYRKDGGAIRQELFYLLKDEKDVHFTFGSTQRSGVLQASLGMGSSKFCLNIAGDTPSSNRLFDAIVSHCVPVIISDNIELPFEDVLNYSEFSVFVWESYAVKPGFLVNLLRGIGKDEWTKMWEKLKEVAHHFEYRYPSQPGDAVDMIWQAFARKKTSSKMNRKERIYRTQ, encoded by the exons ATGCCAGAGAAGACCTTGCGATCTTCGAGGTTGCTTCTGAGCTTAACGGCTTTTTCCATGTTTTTCCTTATACTTTCATCCTTCTTTCTATTCCATTCGGTCATTAATCCTCTAATACCCTCGTCGATATATAAACAATTTGTCGCTGATAGTGTTCCCATTGACAATAAACTTGAGGGCAATGATGAGCTTGAGCTATCAAAACCAGTTGTTGTACCATTACCACTTGATTTGTCGGGAAATGAGTCGTGTAATCGAAATAAAGCTCTCCTAAGGGTTTACATGTACGATATGCCTCCTGAATTTCATTTTGGGCTGTTAGACTGGAAGGCAGGTCCGAACCGAATATGGCCTGATGTTCGTGAACCGAAGCATATTCCACGGTATCCTGGTGGGTTAAACTTGCAACACAGTATAGAGTATTGGCTCACTCTTGATCTTCTGTCATCCAATGTTAGGGAAATAGTTAGACCTTGTAGTGTTATTAGAGTAGAAAATCCAAGTGACGCAGATTTTATATTTGTGCCATTTTTTGCATCGTTAAGTTACAACCGACATTCTAAGGTTGTTCAAAAAGATAAATTCACCATCAACAAGATATTGCAAGATCAATTGGTGGAGTACTTGATGAGTCGGCCAGAGTGGATTAAGTCCGGTGGAAAAGACCATATTATTGTTGCACATCATCCAAATAGTTTGTTGTATGTAAGAACGAGGCTGGGTTCTGCTAGATTTGTGCTTGCAGATTTTGGGAGATATGCCGCTAATACTGCTAATTTGGAGAAGGATGTCATCGCTCCTTACCAGCATGTTGTAAGGAGTATCAGCAACAACAGTTCAGCCCCATTTGAACAGCGTCCTACATTAGCGTATTTCCAAGGAGCAATCTATCGGAAAGAT GGGGGAGCAATTCGCCAAGAGCTCTTTTATCTCTTAAAAGACGAGAAGGACGTGCACTTCACATTTGGAAGTACTCAACGGAGTGGTGTTCTTCAAGCAAGCCTAGGGATGGGGTCTTCTAAATTTTGCTTAAACATAGCAGGAGATACCCCTTCATCCAACCGTCTTTTTGATGCCATTGTTAGCCATTGTGTCCCCGTCATTATTAGTGACAACATTGAGCTACCGTTTGAGGATGTCTTGAATTACTCCGAGTTCAGCGTATTTGTTTGGGAGTCATATGCTGTAAAACCTGGATTCTTGGTTAATCTTCTCAGGGGAATCGGGAAGGATGAGTGGACAAAGATGTGGGAAAAGCTCAAAGAAGTTGCTCATCATTTCGAGTATCGATATCCATCGCAACCAGGGGATGCTGTCGATATGATTTGGCAGGCATTTGCACGAAAAAAAACGTCTTCAAAGATGAATCGTAAGGAGAGAATATATCGAACACAATAG
- the LOC130799167 gene encoding uncharacterized protein LOC130799167 produces MGDHLVVCVDRLLTSDTLHSGKGTEVLELSGDSHNHVAESSNSMEFKEAEEDGVPDEEQPLIQGVECRICQEEDTLKNLEAPCACSGSLKYAHRKCVQTWCNEKGDIICEICHQPYQPGYTAPPPPPVDDTIIDISTQWTVSGAPLDLNDPRLLAMAAAERHRLEAEYDEYADTNANGAAFCRSAALILMALLLLRHGLYVTSPDGEEDDVSTFFSLFLLRAAGFLLPCYIMAWAISILQRRRQREEAEALAGREVAYVIQTGQHGGVHFTIAPSPAVIHHPEPH; encoded by the exons ATGGGTGATCATCTTGTTGTGTGCGTGGACCGCTTGCTTACATCTGACACTTTGCATTCGGGAAAAGGGACCGAGGTCTTAGAATTATCTGGTGATAGTCATAATCATGTTGCTGAATCATCTAATTCAATGGAATTCAAAGAGGCGGAAGAAGATGGCGTGCCTGATGAAGAGCAGCCACTCATTCAGGGTGTTGAGTGCAGAATTTGTCAAGAGGAGGACACCTTAAAAAATTTAGAGGCCCCTTGCGCTTGTAGTGGCAGTTTGAAG TATGCGCATAGGAAATGTGTTCAAACATGGTGCAATGAGAAGGGTGATATTATATGTGAGATCTGTCATCAG CCATATCAACCAGGTTATACTGCACCACCACCTCCCCCTGTTGATGATACTATTATTGACATCAG TACCCAATGGACAGTGTCTGGTGCACCTTTAGACTTGAATGACCCACGACTTTTGGCAATGGCAGCGGCTGAAAGACATCGGCTTGAAGCGGAGTACGATGAGTATGCTGATACCAATGCCAATGGAGCAGCATTTTGCCGCTCTGCTGCCCTTATC TTGATGGCTCTGTTACTCTTGAGGCATGGACTTTATGTGACAAGTCCTGATGGAGAGGAGGATGATGTTTCCACATTCTTTTCT CTTTTCTTGCTTCGAGCAGCTGGGTTTCTTCTTCCATGCTACATAATGGCTTGGGCTATTAGTATATTGCAACGACGAAGGCAAAGAGAG GAAGCAGAAGCATTAGCAGGACGGGAAGTTGCGTATGTGATACAGACAGGACAGCATGGAGGCGTACACTTCACCATAGCCCCAAGCCCTGCAGTCATTCATCACCCCGAGCCACATTAA